In the Clostridium sporogenes genome, one interval contains:
- a CDS encoding YjjW family glycine radical enzyme activase, whose product MLRGLVNKIIPFSSVDGPGNRTTIFFQGCNFDCKYCHNPETINTCKACGTCAFVCPYGAVEFLGDSVKWDESKCKNCGLCLEKCKNNCGPRNKYMSVGEIIKEILKTKPFISGITVSGGECTLQKDFLIDLFEKIKLLGLTVFVDTNGSLDFSKNPKLTELMDMAMVDVKSFDNEDHKMLTKRNNDIVLKNVRYLANINKLYEIRTVIVPDLLDNENNVFELSKIIASLNPNIRYKLIKYRPMGVRKEKIDSKTPTDEYMENLKNIALKNGCKDIIIL is encoded by the coding sequence ATGCTTAGAGGATTAGTTAACAAAATAATACCTTTTAGTTCTGTAGATGGTCCTGGAAACAGGACCACTATATTTTTTCAGGGATGTAATTTTGATTGTAAATATTGCCATAATCCTGAAACTATAAATACCTGTAAAGCTTGTGGAACCTGTGCCTTTGTATGCCCTTATGGCGCTGTAGAATTTTTAGGTGATTCTGTAAAATGGGATGAAAGTAAGTGTAAAAACTGTGGCCTCTGCCTAGAAAAATGTAAAAATAATTGTGGACCTAGAAACAAATATATGAGTGTTGGTGAAATTATAAAAGAAATATTAAAAACAAAACCTTTTATATCCGGTATCACTGTGTCTGGGGGAGAATGTACTCTCCAAAAAGATTTTTTAATAGACCTATTCGAAAAAATTAAACTTTTAGGTCTTACTGTTTTTGTAGATACTAATGGCTCTCTAGATTTTTCTAAAAATCCTAAACTTACAGAATTAATGGATATGGCTATGGTTGATGTAAAATCCTTTGACAATGAAGATCATAAAATGCTCACAAAAAGAAATAATGATATAGTACTTAAAAATGTTAGATATTTAGCTAACATAAATAAACTGTACGAAATAAGAACTGTTATAGTTCCAGATCTTTTAGATAATGAAAATAACGTATTTGAACTAAGCAAAATTATAGCTTCTTTGAATCCTAATATAAGATATAAGCTTATAAAATATAGACCTATGGGAGTTAGAAAAGAAAAAATAGATTCAAAGACCCCAACAGATGAATACATGGAAAATCTTAAAAACATAGCATTAAAAAATGGTTGTAAAGATATAATAATATTATAA
- a CDS encoding nitroreductase family protein encodes MFEEIRSRRSIRKYINKPVEDEKIDQLIESARIAPSGSNTQPWHFIVVKSDITREKLAKVSHNQGWMMDAPVFIVCVADICSRIKEDIELSLNENSPQPELKQIIRDTSIAIEHLVLSAEKLGLGTCWVAWFIQEEVRPILNIPSDKYVVSIITLGYPNESPKDRPRKKLQDIIHYEQW; translated from the coding sequence ATGTTTGAAGAAATAAGATCAAGAAGAAGTATACGAAAATATATAAATAAGCCTGTTGAAGATGAGAAAATAGATCAGCTTATTGAAAGTGCTAGAATTGCTCCATCTGGTTCTAATACACAGCCTTGGCATTTTATTGTGGTAAAATCTGATATTACTAGGGAAAAGTTAGCTAAGGTATCCCATAATCAAGGATGGATGATGGATGCACCAGTTTTCATTGTATGTGTTGCAGATATATGCTCTAGAATTAAAGAAGATATAGAACTATCATTGAATGAAAATAGCCCACAACCAGAGCTTAAGCAAATAATAAGAGATACATCTATAGCCATAGAACATTTAGTACTTTCTGCTGAGAAATTAGGTTTAGGAACTTGTTGGGTTGCATGGTTTATTCAAGAAGAAGTAAGACCAATTCTAAATATACCTTCTGATAAATATGTTGTTAGTATTATTACACTTGGATATCCAAATGAATCGCCTAAAGATAGGCCAAGAAAAAAATTACAAGATATAATACATTATGAACAGTGGTAA
- a CDS encoding YjjI family glycine radical enzyme — MNNILNIIKNRTLTYEQKVLSLARESENSLNVLNLSQDIQNLRDEGIICDLNEGDAPYRPRYICPDYEKFMKQGSEFLKLDPPKDIWEATNNLLILYKHVPSITSMPVYIGNIDTLLNPFIEDELEAYKAIKLFLLHIDRTITDSFCHANIGPKETKAGRLILKAQRELQTAIPNITLKYGKETSKEFAIDSINTALVTAKPSFANHEIFSKDFPHNNYGIASCYNGLYIGGGSFTLVRLNLYATAKKSKSTEDFLDNILPDVMTKMSNYIDKRINFIVNESNFFESSFLVREKLIHKDRFTAMFGMFGLAECVNYLLKANELKDRFGHSEKANELGIKIIDKMYTIVNSNVNEYCSATDGHFLLHAQVGIETDKGTSPGCRIPIGEEPDLPTHLLQSAKFHKYFPSGIGDIFPFEVTAKKNPESILDIINGAFKEGMRYFSLYSSDSDVIRITGYLVKLSDIKKLDKGEQVLKDTVALGLGAVKNSRILERKVRDDA, encoded by the coding sequence TTGAATAACATTTTAAATATAATAAAAAATAGGACTTTAACTTATGAACAAAAGGTTTTATCTCTTGCTCGTGAATCTGAAAATTCATTAAATGTACTTAACCTTTCTCAAGATATTCAAAATTTAAGAGATGAAGGTATTATATGTGATTTAAATGAAGGTGATGCACCTTATAGACCTAGATATATTTGTCCTGATTACGAAAAGTTTATGAAACAAGGTAGTGAGTTTCTTAAATTAGATCCCCCAAAAGATATTTGGGAAGCTACAAATAATTTACTTATATTATATAAACATGTTCCTTCTATAACCTCTATGCCTGTTTATATAGGAAATATTGATACTCTTTTGAATCCTTTTATAGAGGATGAACTAGAAGCTTATAAAGCAATAAAATTATTTTTACTCCATATAGATAGAACTATAACAGATTCTTTTTGTCATGCTAATATAGGCCCTAAAGAAACTAAGGCTGGAAGGCTTATATTAAAAGCTCAAAGAGAACTTCAAACTGCTATACCAAACATAACTTTAAAATATGGAAAAGAAACTTCAAAAGAATTTGCTATTGACTCTATAAATACAGCTCTAGTTACAGCTAAACCTAGTTTTGCAAATCATGAAATCTTTTCAAAAGACTTTCCTCACAATAATTATGGTATAGCTAGCTGCTATAATGGCTTATATATAGGTGGTGGTAGCTTTACTCTTGTAAGACTTAACCTTTATGCTACTGCTAAAAAATCTAAATCTACAGAAGATTTCTTAGATAATATTTTACCTGATGTTATGACAAAAATGAGTAATTATATAGATAAAAGAATAAATTTTATAGTGAATGAAAGTAACTTTTTCGAAAGTAGCTTTTTAGTAAGAGAAAAATTAATACACAAGGATAGATTTACAGCTATGTTTGGTATGTTTGGATTAGCTGAATGTGTTAACTATTTATTAAAAGCTAATGAACTAAAAGATAGATTTGGTCATAGCGAAAAAGCTAATGAACTAGGTATAAAAATAATAGATAAAATGTATACCATAGTAAACAGCAATGTAAATGAGTATTGTTCAGCTACAGATGGTCACTTTTTACTACATGCACAAGTAGGTATAGAAACAGATAAAGGAACAAGCCCAGGCTGCAGAATACCTATTGGTGAAGAACCTGATTTGCCTACTCATTTACTTCAAAGTGCTAAATTCCATAAGTACTTTCCATCTGGTATAGGTGATATCTTCCCATTTGAAGTTACTGCAAAGAAAAATCCTGAATCCATATTAGATATAATAAATGGGGCTTTTAAAGAAGGAATGAGATATTTCTCTCTTTACTCTTCAGATAGCGATGTAATAAGAATAACAGGGTATCTTGTTAAATTATCTGATATTAAAAAATTAGATAAAGGTGAGCAAGTTCTTAAAGACACAGTAGCTTTAGGTTTAGGTGCGGTTAAAAATTCTAGAATACTAGAAAGAAAGGTAAGAGATGATGCTTAG
- the prdA gene encoding D-proline reductase (dithiol) proprotein PrdA produces the protein MSITNETVNQHKKDPAIVCCRTTKGTIIGPGELEDPNILPDLEDSGLVEIPSNVLNIGQVIGAKLLKDIDGLTPLTADLLEGIVEEAKEENNKVQNGGDKVENISANKVTQCTGGIVRLTVDQMNGVNLEFPVGAFNGGNIGSSEGITEKIEDEIVSTLKKREFAVKKVELGKETSFKNGVLTIKEELCKEALKADPLVKKLEMDIITPDNRHVYSNTIMDVIPVATKVEGNLGEGITHILNGMVFMLTGVDEAGLQVHEFGSCEGYLDEKIIYGKPGCPDPDDIIVRVHAIIQDKTGMERRGPYAAHKACDVIIQEIRKVLKQTPASEAEKEETFNQVKRHGRPRVLLVKEIMGQGAMHDNVMLPTEPAGVHGGRQNVDLGNVPVVLSVNEVRDGGIHALTCIGPASKEDTRHYFREPILESLAADEELDIVGVAFIGSPQVNDEKAFVSKRLGAMTDTMKLDGVIVTTEGFGNNHIDFSYNIEEIGKRGINVVGVTYAAYQGQLVVGNKYMDAMIEVNKDKGGFESELLGENTITADDAKRAVLMLKNKIAGVEIEPADRKWSQEVIDENQKIADGVMK, from the coding sequence ATGTCTATTACAAATGAAACAGTTAACCAACACAAAAAAGATCCAGCAATTGTTTGTTGCCGTACTACAAAGGGAACAATAATTGGTCCAGGAGAACTTGAAGATCCAAATATATTACCAGACCTAGAGGATTCTGGATTAGTAGAGATACCATCAAATGTATTAAATATTGGACAAGTAATAGGAGCAAAATTACTTAAAGATATTGATGGACTTACTCCTCTTACAGCTGATCTCTTAGAGGGAATAGTTGAAGAGGCAAAAGAGGAAAATAATAAAGTTCAAAATGGAGGGGATAAAGTGGAAAACATATCTGCCAATAAGGTAACTCAATGCACTGGTGGTATTGTTCGTTTAACAGTTGATCAAATGAATGGTGTAAATCTTGAGTTCCCAGTAGGAGCATTTAATGGTGGCAATATAGGTTCATCAGAGGGAATAACTGAAAAAATAGAAGATGAAATCGTTAGTACATTAAAAAAGAGAGAATTTGCTGTTAAAAAAGTAGAACTTGGTAAAGAAACTTCTTTCAAAAATGGTGTGTTAACTATAAAAGAAGAACTTTGTAAAGAAGCACTAAAGGCAGATCCTCTTGTAAAAAAATTAGAAATGGATATAATTACTCCTGACAATAGACATGTGTATTCTAATACAATAATGGATGTTATTCCAGTAGCTACAAAGGTAGAAGGAAACTTAGGCGAAGGAATTACTCATATATTAAATGGCATGGTATTTATGCTTACAGGAGTAGATGAAGCAGGATTACAAGTACATGAATTTGGTTCTTGCGAAGGATATCTTGATGAAAAAATAATATATGGGAAACCAGGTTGCCCAGATCCAGATGATATTATAGTAAGAGTTCATGCTATTATTCAAGATAAAACAGGAATGGAAAGAAGAGGACCTTATGCAGCACATAAAGCTTGCGATGTAATCATTCAAGAAATAAGAAAAGTATTAAAACAAACTCCAGCTTCAGAAGCAGAAAAAGAAGAAACATTTAACCAAGTAAAGAGACATGGAAGACCACGTGTACTTCTTGTTAAAGAAATAATGGGACAAGGAGCAATGCATGATAATGTAATGTTACCTACAGAACCAGCAGGAGTGCATGGAGGAAGACAAAACGTTGACCTTGGAAACGTGCCTGTTGTATTATCTGTAAATGAAGTAAGAGATGGTGGAATACATGCACTTACTTGTATAGGACCAGCATCAAAAGAAGATACAAGACATTATTTTAGAGAACCAATACTAGAATCACTTGCAGCAGATGAAGAATTAGATATTGTAGGTGTTGCATTTATAGGAAGTCCTCAAGTAAATGATGAAAAAGCATTTGTATCTAAGAGATTAGGTGCAATGACAGATACTATGAAGCTAGATGGAGTTATAGTAACTACAGAGGGATTTGGAAATAATCATATTGATTTTTCATACAACATAGAGGAAATTGGAAAACGCGGAATTAATGTTGTGGGTGTAACTTATGCAGCTTACCAAGGACAACTAGTTGTTGGTAATAAGTATATGGATGCAATGATAGAAGTAAATAAAGACAAGGGTGGATTTGAATCAGAACTTTTAGGTGAAAACACAATAACTGCAGATGATGCAAAACGTGCTGTTCTTATGCTTAAAAATAAAATAGCAGGAGTTGAAATAGAACCAGCAGATCGTAAATGGAGTCAAGAAGTAATAGATGAAAATCAAAAAATAGCAGATGGAGTAATGAAATAA
- the hydG gene encoding [FeFe] hydrogenase H-cluster radical SAM maturase HydG yields MFINHDYIENLLKEAENATNEDIEKVLDKACSREKLSHKDIAVLLQIKDKKLLSRMFKIAGDIKKSIYGNRIVLFAPLYISDYCVNNCVYCGYKSCNGFERRKLTQEEIRTEVKILEKMGHKRLALEAGEDPVNCDINYILESIKTIYDTQNENGNIRRINVNIAATTVENYKKLKAANIGTYILFQETYHKPTYEKMHPNCLKDSYEYHLTAFDRAMEGGIDDVGAGVLLGLSDYKFEVLGLMFHNEHLEEKYGVGFHTISVPRLRAAGGVTLEKFPHLVDDETFKQIVAILRIAVPFTGMILSTRESAEMRREAIEYGISQVSAGSCTGVGGYKEREEGKHDVDQFIIADNRNHLDIIKELIEDGHIPSYCTGCYRKGRTGDRFMSLAKSGNIQYVCQPNAIMTLMEFLLDYGDDELKEKGEKLIKEEITKIKRDDIKKTVIKNIERIRNGERDLFF; encoded by the coding sequence ATGTTTATAAATCATGATTATATAGAAAATTTATTAAAAGAAGCTGAAAATGCTACAAATGAAGATATAGAAAAGGTTTTAGATAAAGCCTGTAGTAGGGAGAAGTTGTCTCACAAAGATATAGCTGTACTTCTCCAAATAAAAGACAAAAAATTATTATCTAGAATGTTTAAAATTGCTGGAGATATAAAGAAATCTATATACGGCAATAGAATTGTTTTATTTGCTCCTTTATATATTAGTGACTATTGCGTTAATAATTGTGTATATTGTGGTTATAAAAGCTGCAATGGCTTTGAAAGAAGAAAGTTAACCCAAGAAGAAATTAGAACTGAAGTTAAAATTCTCGAAAAAATGGGACATAAAAGATTAGCTTTAGAAGCTGGGGAAGATCCTGTAAACTGCGATATAAATTATATACTAGAAAGTATAAAAACTATATATGATACTCAAAATGAAAATGGAAATATAAGAAGAATAAACGTTAATATTGCAGCTACTACTGTTGAAAATTATAAAAAATTAAAAGCTGCTAATATAGGAACTTATATATTATTTCAAGAAACTTATCATAAACCTACTTATGAAAAAATGCATCCTAATTGTTTAAAAGATAGCTATGAATATCATTTAACTGCATTTGATAGAGCAATGGAAGGTGGCATAGATGATGTAGGTGCTGGAGTTCTTCTTGGTTTATCGGATTATAAATTTGAAGTTTTAGGTTTAATGTTTCACAATGAACACTTAGAAGAAAAATATGGCGTTGGATTCCATACTATATCAGTTCCTAGATTAAGAGCAGCTGGTGGAGTAACTCTTGAAAAATTTCCTCATTTAGTAGATGATGAAACTTTTAAACAAATCGTAGCTATATTAAGAATTGCTGTACCTTTCACTGGTATGATATTATCCACAAGGGAAAGTGCAGAGATGAGAAGAGAAGCTATTGAATATGGTATATCTCAAGTAAGTGCTGGTTCTTGTACAGGAGTTGGTGGATACAAAGAACGTGAAGAAGGAAAACATGATGTTGATCAATTTATAATCGCAGATAATAGAAATCATCTAGATATTATAAAAGAATTAATTGAAGATGGTCATATTCCAAGTTATTGTACAGGTTGTTATAGAAAAGGTAGAACTGGTGATAGATTTATGAGTCTTGCTAAATCTGGTAATATTCAGTATGTATGTCAACCTAATGCTATAATGACTTTAATGGAATTTCTATTAGATTATGGTGATGATGAATTAAAAGAAAAAGGCGAAAAATTAATAAAAGAAGAAATAACTAAAATAAAAAGAGATGATATTAAAAAGACAGTTATTAAAAATATAGAAAGAATAAGAAATGGTGAAAGAGACCTATTTTTTTAG
- a CDS encoding iron-only hydrogenase system regulator produces MKKIAVISAILEDPKNCQQKFNEIIADFKGIVKGRMGIPFEEEGVSVISITVTGTLDEINSLTGKLGNLENVYVKTSISKKEI; encoded by the coding sequence ATGAAAAAAATTGCTGTTATTAGTGCTATCTTAGAAGATCCAAAAAACTGCCAACAAAAATTTAATGAAATAATTGCTGACTTCAAAGGCATTGTAAAAGGAAGAATGGGTATCCCCTTTGAAGAGGAGGGTGTATCTGTAATCTCTATTACTGTAACTGGAACTCTAGATGAAATTAATAGCCTTACAGGCAAATTAGGTAATCTAGAAAATGTATATGTAAAAACATCTATATCAAAGAAAGAAATATAA
- a CDS encoding glycine/sarcosine/betaine reductase component B subunit has translation MGIGPSTEETTLHHFRDPLLSVVSKDEEVDLLGIIVEGTPEVVSDKIFVAERGADLAEAMRADGVIVSIDSWGNSHVDFATVIQEIGKKEIPVVGVSFVGNQASFVVTNKYMDTIIDFNKTAEGVETEVVGENSVVELDAIKALALLKLKMRRNNK, from the coding sequence ATGGGAATTGGTCCATCTACTGAAGAAACTACTCTTCATCATTTTAGAGATCCTTTATTAAGTGTAGTGTCAAAGGATGAAGAAGTAGATCTTTTAGGTATTATAGTGGAAGGAACCCCGGAAGTGGTTTCAGACAAGATATTTGTTGCTGAAAGAGGAGCGGATTTAGCAGAAGCCATGCGAGCTGATGGTGTTATAGTTTCTATAGACAGCTGGGGAAATAGTCATGTAGATTTTGCTACAGTTATTCAAGAAATAGGGAAAAAGGAAATTCCAGTAGTAGGCGTGAGTTTTGTAGGAAATCAAGCCTCATTTGTTGTTACAAATAAATATATGGATACTATAATTGATTTTAATAAAACTGCTGAAGGAGTCGAAACAGAAGTTGTAGGCGAAAATAGTGTGGTAGAACTTGATGCTATAAAAGCTTTAGCCCTCCTAAAATTAAAAATGAGAAGAAATAATAAATAA
- the hydE gene encoding [FeFe] hydrogenase H-cluster radical SAM maturase HydE: MKKIIDELYEKNNTSNDKLLYLLNNIDEENKKYLIYKAHETSLKYYNNKVYLRGLIEFTNYCKNGCLYCGISCQNNNAERYRLSKEEILNCCSKGYSLGYRTFVLQGGEDPYYTDDKIIDIIKSIKKLFPDCAITLSIGEKSYETYKKFYEAGADRYLLRHETASKNLYKNLHPDMNFENRRLCLKNLKKIGYQVGAGFMIGLPNQTNEDYVNDLIFLKELKPHMVGIGPFIPHKDTVLKNQSAGTLEDTTTLLALIRLLLPEVLLPATTALGTINPIGRESGLKAGANVVMPNLSPTNVRNKYMLYDNKICTGDEAAECRKCIENRINNAGFSLDLTRGDNILWRRI; the protein is encoded by the coding sequence ATGAAAAAAATTATTGATGAACTATATGAAAAAAACAATACCTCAAATGATAAACTTTTATATTTACTTAACAATATTGATGAAGAAAATAAAAAATATCTAATATATAAAGCTCATGAAACTAGTTTAAAGTACTATAATAACAAAGTTTATTTAAGAGGATTAATAGAATTTACAAACTATTGTAAAAATGGTTGTTTATACTGCGGTATATCTTGTCAAAATAATAATGCTGAAAGATATAGACTATCTAAAGAAGAAATACTTAACTGTTGCAGCAAAGGCTACTCTTTAGGCTATAGAACTTTTGTACTCCAAGGCGGAGAAGATCCTTATTATACAGATGATAAAATTATTGACATTATAAAATCTATAAAAAAATTATTTCCAGACTGTGCTATAACATTATCTATTGGTGAAAAAAGTTACGAAACATATAAAAAATTTTATGAAGCAGGGGCAGATAGATATTTACTACGACATGAAACTGCTTCTAAAAACTTATACAAAAACCTTCATCCTGATATGAATTTTGAAAATAGGCGTTTATGTTTAAAAAACTTAAAAAAAATAGGATATCAGGTTGGTGCTGGATTCATGATAGGATTACCCAATCAAACAAATGAAGATTACGTAAATGATCTAATATTTTTAAAAGAATTAAAACCTCATATGGTTGGTATAGGTCCTTTTATTCCTCATAAAGATACTGTACTTAAAAATCAATCTGCTGGTACATTAGAAGACACTACTACATTACTAGCTCTTATAAGGTTACTTTTACCTGAGGTTTTATTACCAGCAACTACAGCTCTGGGAACAATAAATCCTATTGGCCGTGAATCAGGCTTAAAGGCTGGAGCTAATGTGGTTATGCCAAATCTTTCTCCTACTAACGTTAGAAATAAATATATGCTATATGATAATAAAATTTGTACTGGTGATGAAGCTGCAGAATGCAGGAAATGTATAGAAAATAGAATTAATAATGCTGGTTTTTCTCTAGATTTAACTAGAGGAGATAATATTTTATGGAGGCGAATATAA
- the prdC gene encoding proline reductase-associated electron transfer protein PrdC, with the protein MQKLYPILLKQHIGRVNKPVVKQGDRVEKGTLVAIPEGMGANIHASVSGIIKSIDGNEIIIEADEVQKDEFKPLESSNNILDLIQAAGIVGMGGAGFPTHIKMDVDLNGGVVIANAVECEPLLAHNINQIINEPELIYKGLCYAMEAVHASKGIFAIKSKNVKAISSLKNVIKDSNIEIVELPDMYPMGEERAIIREVLGKLLDPSQLPLEANAVVSNVETLAKIAEAVELKKPVISKNITVVGELKNGLESQVFMNVPIGTTVRELIEAAGGIDGEYGEIIIGGPFTGRSAQIDEPITKTSGGIIVTMPFLKETRNIGLLVCACGGNENRLREIATNMGANVVGVEKCKQAVEIKGSLKCENPGNCPGQAEKILKLKKSGAEVVLISNCSDCTNTVMCVAPKLKMPVYHLTDHVMRTVNHPLIRRLK; encoded by the coding sequence TTGCAGAAACTATATCCTATTTTATTAAAGCAACATATAGGAAGAGTTAACAAGCCAGTTGTTAAGCAAGGGGATAGAGTAGAGAAAGGCACTTTAGTAGCTATTCCAGAAGGCATGGGAGCCAATATACATGCTAGTGTAAGTGGAATAATTAAAAGTATTGATGGAAATGAAATAATTATAGAAGCAGATGAAGTACAAAAAGATGAATTTAAACCTTTGGAAAGTAGCAATAATATATTGGATTTAATTCAGGCTGCTGGGATAGTAGGAATGGGGGGAGCAGGATTTCCTACTCATATTAAAATGGATGTTGATTTAAATGGCGGAGTAGTTATTGCTAATGCTGTAGAATGTGAACCTTTATTGGCTCACAATATAAATCAAATTATTAATGAACCAGAACTTATTTATAAGGGTCTATGTTATGCTATGGAAGCAGTACATGCTAGTAAAGGGATTTTTGCAATAAAATCTAAAAATGTTAAAGCTATTTCTTCACTTAAAAATGTAATAAAAGATAGCAATATTGAAATAGTGGAACTACCTGATATGTATCCTATGGGTGAGGAAAGAGCAATAATTAGAGAGGTTCTTGGAAAATTACTTGATCCAAGTCAATTACCATTGGAAGCTAATGCTGTTGTCTCTAATGTAGAGACTTTGGCTAAAATTGCTGAAGCAGTAGAATTAAAAAAACCAGTTATAAGTAAAAATATTACTGTAGTAGGGGAATTAAAAAATGGATTAGAATCTCAAGTATTCATGAATGTACCTATAGGCACAACTGTAAGAGAACTTATAGAAGCAGCAGGTGGTATAGATGGTGAATATGGGGAAATAATTATTGGAGGTCCTTTTACAGGACGTAGTGCTCAAATAGATGAACCTATTACAAAAACAAGTGGTGGAATAATAGTAACTATGCCATTTTTAAAAGAAACTAGAAATATAGGATTATTGGTATGTGCCTGTGGAGGTAATGAAAATAGATTAAGGGAAATAGCTACTAATATGGGAGCCAATGTAGTAGGCGTAGAGAAGTGTAAACAAGCTGTAGAGATTAAAGGAAGCTTGAAATGTGAAAATCCTGGAAATTGTCCAGGCCAAGCTGAGAAAATTCTTAAATTAAAAAAGAGTGGTGCAGAGGTTGTTTTAATAAGTAATTGCAGTGATTGTACTAATACAGTTATGTGTGTTGCACCTAAATTAAAGATGCCTGTTTATCATCTTACAGATCATGTAATGCGTACTGTAAATCACCCATTAATTCGTAGATTAAAATAA
- the prdB gene encoding D-proline reductase (dithiol) protein PrdB: MNLTTAKGMKSEVYAPVTPPPVWAPLTKALKDCKVGFATAGGIHIKTQEPFKTAGDFTYRIIPSDTPSSELMVTHGGFDNSDINKDVNAMLPIDRLHELAKEGFIGSVSPVLIGFMGGGGNVQKFREETGPAIAKIFKDEDVDIVLLTGGCGTCHRSATIVQRAIESVGISTIIVAALPPIAKQQGAPRIAAAHVPIGSNAGEPNNVEMQTAILKDSLNAMTKMQNFGELIMLPYEYRHNV; this comes from the coding sequence ATGAATTTAACAACTGCAAAAGGAATGAAATCTGAAGTTTATGCACCGGTTACACCACCACCAGTTTGGGCACCACTTACAAAAGCATTAAAAGATTGCAAAGTTGGATTTGCAACAGCTGGAGGAATTCATATAAAAACACAAGAACCTTTCAAAACAGCTGGAGATTTCACATATAGAATAATACCTAGTGATACACCATCTTCAGAATTAATGGTTACACACGGTGGATTCGATAATAGTGATATTAATAAGGATGTAAATGCAATGCTTCCAATAGATAGATTACATGAATTAGCTAAGGAAGGATTTATAGGAAGTGTATCACCTGTATTAATCGGATTCATGGGCGGCGGTGGAAATGTTCAAAAATTTAGAGAAGAAACTGGCCCAGCTATTGCTAAAATATTTAAAGATGAAGATGTAGATATAGTTCTTTTAACAGGAGGTTGTGGAACTTGTCATAGATCTGCTACAATAGTTCAAAGAGCAATAGAATCTGTAGGGATATCTACAATTATAGTTGCTGCATTACCACCAATTGCAAAACAACAAGGTGCACCACGTATAGCGGCAGCTCATGTTCCAATAGGATCTAATGCTGGAGAACCAAACAATGTAGAAATGCAAACTGCTATATTAAAGGATTCATTAAATGCTATGACAAAAATGCAAAACTTTGGTGAATTAATCATGTTACCATATGAATACAGACATAACGTTTAA
- the prdD gene encoding proline reductase cluster protein PrdD gives MKDKIKLNSLVIKSFHINKILFGEETKIENGMLYLRKNIGVSALEKQNIIENLKIKIIYPDNHDMFINSVLDIFPIATKVEGKIGEGITNVLTGVVVMITGVEIGGFQAANIGSSEGILKDQIKLNKNGTPAEDDIIIHVDVTLKNGGARNREGIMASHRVCDKIIQEIRKYLKNMSDTLCDETHEYVDKINPGRKKIVIIKQVSGLGCMYDTGVFPKEPAGFIGCKSIMDLGNMPMVLTPNQYRDGAIRAMS, from the coding sequence ATGAAAGATAAAATAAAATTAAACAGTCTTGTTATAAAAAGCTTTCATATAAACAAAATTTTGTTTGGAGAAGAAACTAAAATAGAGAATGGTATGTTATATTTAAGAAAGAATATTGGAGTCAGTGCTTTAGAAAAACAAAATATAATTGAAAATTTAAAGATTAAGATAATATATCCAGATAATCATGATATGTTTATAAATTCTGTTTTGGATATTTTCCCTATAGCCACTAAAGTTGAAGGTAAGATAGGAGAGGGAATAACAAACGTATTAACAGGTGTAGTTGTTATGATAACAGGAGTAGAGATTGGTGGATTTCAAGCAGCTAATATTGGATCTTCAGAGGGCATATTAAAAGATCAGATTAAGCTTAATAAAAATGGAACTCCTGCTGAAGATGATATAATAATACATGTAGATGTAACTCTAAAAAATGGTGGAGCTAGAAATAGAGAAGGAATTATGGCATCACATAGGGTTTGTGATAAAATAATTCAAGAAATAAGAAAATATTTAAAAAATATGAGTGATACATTGTGTGATGAAACTCATGAATATGTGGATAAGATAAATCCAGGAAGAAAAAAGATTGTAATAATAAAACAAGTATCTGGATTAGGTTGTATGTATGATACAGGGGTATTCCCAAAGGAACCAGCAGGGTTTATAGGCTGTAAATCTATAATGGATTTAGGTAATATGCCCATGGTTTTAACTCCTAATCAATATAGAGATGGGGCAATAAGAGCCATGTCATAA